Below is a genomic region from Jiangella gansuensis DSM 44835.
ACCGGGTCGCTGACCGCGCACGTGCTGGAGAGCATCGCGCACCACGCCGGGATCACCGTGCACATGCGGGTGCTGGCCGGGCGCGACCCGCACCACATCGTCGAGGCCCAGTTCAAGGCGCTGGCCCGGGCGCTGCGTACCGCCGTGGCCGTCGACCCGCGGGAGCGTGGTGTGCCGTCGACGAAGGGTGCGCTGTGACACCAAGGCGGCTACGGCAGGTCGGCGAGGAACGCCGCGAGCGTGGCCTCGTACCGCTGCGGGTCGCGGTTCCAGCTCTGCACGTGCACGGCGTCGGTGCGCAGGTACGTGACGAGGTCGGGCCGCGCCGCCGCGAAGGCGTCGGACGAGGTGACCGGTACCGTCGGGTCGCCGGAACCGTGCACCAGCAGCACCGGGACGTCGAGATCGCCGGCGCGCGCCACCTGGTCCATGGCCCAGACGTTGATGCCGGTACGAGCCCGCACGACCGACGCCGCGACGGTGGCGCCCAACGCCGGCAGGTTCCGCAGCCGCGCCTGGAAGACCAGGATGTCCGGCCAGGACAGTGCGGGGGAGTCGTACACGACACCGGCGACGTTCTCGGAGCCGACCGTGCGCAGGTAGTTGCCGACGACGGCGCCGCCCATCGAGTAGCCGACCAGGACGACGTCGCGGGCGCCGCGGCCGCGGACCTCGTCGACGGCGGCGGCGAGGTCGGCCGCCTCGGTCCAGCCCAGCCCGTACGCCCGCTGCGACGTGGCCGGAGCACCGTCGTCGTTGCGGTAGGCGATGGACAGCTGCGGGTGGCCGAGCCGGTGCAGTGCCGGGATGAGCCGGTGCGCCTCGGCGCGGGTGGCGCCGCGGCCGTGCACGTGCACGATCCAGCGGCCGGCAGGTGTGGCCGCACCGGCCGCGGCTGGTGCGGGAACGAACGTGGCGGGGTAGCGCCCCAGCGGCCCGTCGTACCCGGACTCTTCGACCGGAAGGCCGCTGACCTGGGCGTACACCGCGAGGTCGGCCGGCGCGGCGTAGGAGTCGATGCGCACCTGGGTGCCGGGCGCCGGGCGGTCGGGATAGGGCCGCAGCCCGCGGACGACGACGCCGTCGCCGTCCGCCGTCAGGTCCGCACCCGCCCGCGCGTAGCCGCCCGCCCACTGCAGGCCGGCGACCCCCGGATGGTCGGCGCCCTCACCGGTCAGCGTGACGGTGGAGCCGTCGGCGTCGAGCACCCGGATTGGGTACTCGGGCGGATCCTGGCGCACCCGCAGCAGCTCGTCGGCGAAGTACCAGCCGCCGGCACCGGTGGTAGCCAGGGTGAGCCCCGCTACCGCGGCCGAACCGACGGCCACGCGCCGCGGCCAGCGCCGCGCAACCGGCGGGACGGCACCGGAACGTTGGTCGAGGCTCATGATCGCAGTCTGACATGCCGAGGTGACAGATGAGCGCGCGTCAGGTGGTGGTGCTCGATTACGGATCGGGCAACGTGCGGTCCGCGGTGCGGGCCCTGGAGAAGGTCGGCGCCGACGTCACGCTGACCGCCGACCGGACCGCCGCGGCGGAGGCCGACGGGCTGGTCGTGCCCGGAGTCGGCGCCTTCGCCGCCTGCATGGCCGGGCTGCGGGCGGTGCACGCGCCGCAGATCGTCGGGCGGCGGCTCGCCGGCGGCCGGCCGGTGCTGGGCATCTGTGTGGGCATGCAGGTGCTGTTCGACAAGGGCGTGGAACACGGCGTGACGACGGCCGGAATCGGCGAGTGGCCGGGCACCGTCGAGCGCCTGCACGCCACCCCGCTGCCGCACATGGGGTGGAACACCGTCGACGTGCCGGCCGGTTCGGCGTTGTTCGACGGCATCGAGAACGAGCGCTTCTATTTCGTGCATTCCTACGGCGTACGACGCTGGGAGCTACCCCCACCGGAGCGGATCAAGCCCCCGGTGGTCGTCTGGTCCGAACACGACGGCGACCGTTTCGTCGCCGCCGTCGAGAACGGGCCCCTCGCGGCAACGCAGTTCCACCCGGAGAAGTCCGGTGACGGCGGACTGCGGCTGCTGGAAAACTGGGTGAGAGGGTTGTGACCGTGACCAACTGGGACTCGCAGGCCTACGACCGCGACTTCGCGTTCGTGGCCGCGTACGGTGCTGAGCTGCTGGACTGGCTGGACCCACAGCCCGGCGAGTCCATCCTCGACCTCGGCTGCGGGACCGGTGAGCTGACCGCACGGCTCATCGATGCCGGAGCCCGGGTCATCGGCATCGACGCCGACCCGGCCATGATCGAGGCGGCCCGCGAGCGGCTGGGCGACGCCGCGGAGCTGCGGGTCGCCGACGCGCACGACTTCACCGTCGACGAGCCGGTCGACGGTGTCGTGTCCAACGCCGCGCTGCACTGGATGCCGGCGCAGGTCGAGGTGCTCGGCTGCGTCTCCGACGCGTTGCGCGTCGGCGGCCGGTTCGTCGCCGAGATGGGCGCCACCGGCAACGTCGCCTCGATCACCGCCGCGGTGGACCGGGCCTGCCGTGAGGCCGGCCTGCCGGACCGGGCGTGGCCGTGGTTCTTCTCCTCGCCGGCCGAGTACGCGGCGATGCTGGAGGACGCCGGTCTGGAGATCCGTCAGCTCGACTTCTACGACCGGCCGACGAAGCTGACCGGCCCGGACGGGCTGGCGAAGTGGCTGGGGATGTTCGCCGCCCACGCCGTCGAGGGCCTCCCGCCGGAGGTCGTCCGCCGGGCCGAGGACATCGCCCGGCCCACGCTGTGGCACGACGACGCCTGGTGGGCCGACTACCGCCGCCTCCGGTTCCGGGCCGTCAAGCTCTGACCGCCGCGCGGGAAATGATCACGTTGCGTATGGGTCCTCCCGCTTCCCCATGCGTGCTTGCCTGGGGGAGCGGGAAAAGTCCTGGTGAAGGGGAGTCATGACCACGTTGGAGCTGCTGCCTGCCGTTGACGTCGCCGACGGGCAGGCGGTCCGGCTCGTCCAGGGCGAGGCCGGTACGGAGACCACGTACGGCGAGCCGCTGGCCGCCGCGCTGGCCTGGCAGGAGGCGGGCGCCCCGTGGGTGCACCTGGTCGACCTGGACGCGGCGTTCGGCCGCGGGTCGAACCGGGACCTGCTCGCCGAGGTCGTCGGCCGCCTGGACGTCGACGTCGAGCTGTCAGGTGGCATCCGCGACGACGAGTCGCTGGCCGCCGCGCTGGCGACCGGGTGCCGCCGGGTCAACCTCGGCACCGCCGCGCTGGAAGATCCCGAATGGACGGCGTCGGCGATCGCCCGCCACGGCGACCGCGTCGCCGTCGGGCTGGACGTGCGCGGCACCACGCTGGCGGCTCGCGGCTGGACCCGCGACGGCGGCGACCTGTGGGAGGTGCTGGAGCGGCTGGACCGCGACGGCTGCGCCCGGTACGTGGTCACCGACGTCACGAAGGACGGCACGCTGCGCGGACCCAACCTCGACCTGCTCCGCCAGGTCTGCGAGCGCACCGACAAGCCGGTGGTGGCCAGCGGCGGGGTGTCCGGGCTCGACGACATCGCGGCGCTGCGGTCGCTGGTGCCGCTGGGCGTCGAGGGCGCCATCGTCGGCAAGGCGCTCTACGCGGGCAACTTCACCCTGGAGGAGGCACTGAAGGTGGCCGGGGGCCCGCTGTGAGCGTGGCGGTCCGTGTCATCCCGTGCCTGGACGTCGACGCCGGCCGGGTCGTCAAGGGCGTGCGCTTCGCCGACCTGCGCGACGCCGGCGACCCGGTCGAACTGGCCGCCGCGTACGGGGCCGAGGGCGCCGACGAGCTGGTCTTCCTCGACATCACCGCGTCCAGCGACGACCGCTCCACCACGTACGACATCGTCGCCCGCACCGCCGAGCAGGTGTTCATCCCGCTCACGGTCGGCGGCGGGGTCCGCACCGTCGACGACGTCGACCGGCTGCTGCGGGCGGGCGCGGACAAGGTGGGCGTGAACACCGCGGCCGTGGCGCGGCCGGAGCTGGTCGCCGAGATCGCCGACCGGTTCGGCAACCAGGTCCTGGTGTTGTCGGTCGACGCGCGCCGCGGCGGCGGCACTGAGTCCGGGTTCGAGGTGACGACGCACGGCGGGCGGCGCGGCACCGGCATCGACGCGGTCGCCTGGGCCGCGAAGGCCGCCGAGCTGGGCGCCGGCGAGATCCTGCTGAACTCGATGGACGCCGACGGCACCAAGGACGGCTACGACATCGAGATGCTGGCCGCGGTGCGCGCCGCCGTCGGTGTCCCGGTGATCGCCAGCGGGGGAGCGGGCGAGCTGGCGCACTTCGCACCGGCGGTCGAGGCCGGCGCCGACGCCGTGCTGGCCGCCAGTGTCTTCCACTTCGGTGACCTGAGCATCGCGGACGTGAAGGGCGCCATCACCGCGGCCGGTCACCCCGTCAGGTGACGATCCGGTTCACGACCTTTCCTTGATCATGGCGGGTTTTCTGCTGCCCTAGCCGTACGAACCCCGCCGTGATCATGGACGGACCGGATTGGCGTAGGCGGAATCCGGCGCCGGGAAACCGGGTTCAGGGGTGTCGGTGGCGGTTGGTACCGTACGAAGCCGGGCACCCCACGGTTGGCGACCTGCGTTCAGCATGTCCTGCGACAGCCGTGGCCGCGACGTGACGCAAGAGAGCGAGTGATGTGAGGGACGAGCGGCAGGCGACGCTGCGCGAGGGGGTCCGCATCCTCGTCCGGGCTCTGCGAGACGAGCCGGTCCTACTCGGTGTCGCGGTCGCCGGCAGCGCCGTGTACGGCATCGCCACGGTGGCGGCGGCCGAGGTCATCGGGCGGGTCACCGACCGGGTGGTGGTGCCGGCGTTCCGCGACGGTGAGACCACGACCGGTGCACTGGCCCTGGCCGCGCTCGCGATCATGGTGACGGCCCTGGTCAAGGCCGGCGGCATCGTGGTGCGGCGGTACTTCGCCGGCCTCGGGCAGTACTCGCTGAACGCGCGCTACCGGCGCCGGGTCACCCGCCAGTACCTCCGGCTGCCGTTGTCGTGGCATCACCGGCACTCCACCGGCAAGCTGCTGTCCAACGCGAACGCCGACGTCGAGGCGACGTTCTGGCCCATCGCGCCGCTGCCGTTCGCGCTGGGTGTCGTGGTCATGCTGGTGTTCGCGCTGGTGTCCATGTTCCTGGCCGACCCGCTGCTGGCGCTGGTGGGCGCGCTGGTGTTCCCGGCCATCCTGCTGCTCAACTTCGTCTACCAGCGGCGCCTGTCGCCGCTGGCCACCCGGGCACAGGCGCTGCGGGCGGAGCTGTCCGGGGTGGCGCACGAGTCCTTCGACGGCGCGCTCGTGGTCAAGGCCATGGGCCGCGAGGCCGACGAGACGGCCCGCTTCGCCAAGGTCGCCGGGCAGCTGCGCGACGCCAACGCGTCGGTGGGACGGGTGCGCGGCGCGTTCGACCCGATGCTGGAGGCGCTGCCCAACCTCGGGGTGCTCGCGGTGCTGGTCATCGGGTCGGCGCGGGTGGCGGACGGCACGCTCGAGGCGGGCGCCCTGGTCCAGGTCGCCTACCTGCTGACCATCACGGCGTTCCCGATCCGGGCCATCGGCTTCGTGCTCGGCGAGCTGCCCCGTGCCACCGTCGGCTGGCGCCGCGTCTCCGCGGTGCTCGACGCCACCGGGGCGCTCCCGCACGGCACCGGCCGGCTGCCGGCGCACGGCAACGCGGCCCACCTCGGTGTCCAGGACGTCACGTACTCCTACGTCGAGGGCACGCCGGTGCTCGACGGCATCCACCTCGACGTCGAGCCCGGCCGCACCGTCGCCGTCGTCGGATCCACCGGCTCCGGCAAGTCGACGCTGGCCAGCCTGCTGGTCCGGCTGGTCGACCCGGGAACCGGCGCCATCCTGCTCGACGGCACCGACCTGCGCCAGCTGGAGCCCGGCTCCGTCGCCGGCGCGGTGTCGCTGGTCTTCCAGCAGCCGTTCATCTTCGAGGACACCGTGCGCGACAACGTCACGCTGGGTCTCGACATCGGCGACGACGACGTCTGGGCCGCGCTTCGGCTGGCCCAGGGCGCCACCTTCGTCCGCGAGCTCGAGGGCGGCCTCGACGCCCGCATCGGCGAGCGCGGCGCCACCCTGTCGGGCGGTCAGCGGCAACGCCTCGCGCTGGCCCGGGCGCTGGCGCGCCGGCCGCGGCTGCTCGTCCTCGACGACGCCACCAGTGCCGTCGACCCGGAGGTGGAGCGGCGCATCCTGGCCGGGCTGCGCGACGCGGCGCTACCGTCCACCGTCGTCGTCGTGGCCTACCGGCGGGCCACCATCGCGCTGGCCGACGAGGTCGTCTACGTCGAGGACGGCCGGGTGTCCGCCCGCGGCACGCACACCGACCTGCTCACCACCTCGCCCGGGTACCGCGACCTCATCACCGCCTACGAGCGCGATGCCGCCGAACGAGCCATGGACCGCACGGAGGACGCGTCGTGAGCACAACATCGCGCCTCGGTGACGTCCGCGTCTCCTCCGCGTGGCAGACGCTGCGGCGGGGCATCGCGCTGTCGCCGGAGATCACCCGCGGCCTCACCCTGACGCTGCTGCTGGCCGCCGTCGCCACGGCCGGGCGGGTCCTGGTGCCGATCACCGTCCAGCAGACCGTGGACCGCGGCCTCAACGCTCCCGGCGGGGCCGACCTCGGGTACGTGCGCCTGATGGTCGCGCTGGCCGCCGTCGGCGTGCTGATCACGGTCGTGGCGGCCTACTTCATGAACCGGCGCGTGTTCAAAGCCAGCGAGGCCGGTCTGGCGACGCTGCGCACGAAGGCGTTCCGGCACGTGCACGACCTCTCGGTGCTGACCCAGGACACCGAGCGGCGCGGATCGCTGGTGTCGCGGGTCACCAGCGACGTCGACACCATCTCCCAGTTCGTCCAGTGGGGCGGGCTCATCATGCTGGTCAGCATCGGCCAGCTGATGATCGCCACGGTCCTCATGGCGTTCTACTCCTGGCAGCTGACGCTGCTGGTGTGGGTCTGCTTCCTCCCGCTGTTCCTGGCGTTGCGGACGTTCCAGCGGATGCTGTCCGCGGCGTTCATGACGGTGCGCGAGCGCGTCGGTTCGATGCTGGGCTCCATCTCCGAGTCGGTGGTCGGGGCGCAGGCGGTGCGCGCCTACGCCGTCGAGGCACGCACCCAGCAGCGCATCGACGACGCCGTCGAATCGCACCGGAAGTCGGCCGCCCGGGCGCAGCGCCTGGCGGCGACGGCGTTCTCCACCGGCGAGGTGGTGGCCGGGCTGGCCAACGCCGCCATCGTCGTCGTCGGCGTGCTGCTGGGCGTGGCGGGCGACATCACCCTGGGCCGGCTGCTGGCGTTCCTGTTCCTTGTCACCCTGTTCGTGGCGCCGGTGCAGGTGGGCACCGAGGTGCTCAGTGAGGCACAGAACGCCATCGCCGGGTGGCGGCGGGTGCTGGGCATCCTCGACACCCCGGCCGACGTCGTCGACCCCGGCCCGGACGGCGTGGCCCTACCGCGTGGGCCGGTCGACGTCCGGTTCGAGAACGTCTCCTACGCCTACCCGAACGGCCCGACCGTGCTGCACGACGTCGACGTCGCCATCGCCCGGCACACCAGGGTGGCCGTGGTCGGCGAGACCGGCTCGGGCAAGACGACGTTCGCGAAGCTGCTCACCCGGTTGATGGACCCGGTCGGCGGCCGGGTGCTCGTCGACGGCACCGACCTGCGCGACGTGCGCTTCTCGTCGCTGCGCGAGCGGGTGGTCATGGTGCCGCAGGAGGGCTTCCTGTTCGACGACACGCTGGCGGCCAACCTGCGCTACGGGCGGCCCGGAGCCACCGACGACGACCTGTGGCTCGCCATCACCGAACTGGGGCTGGCCGACTGGGCGCAGACGCTGCCGGCCGGCCTGGACACCCAGGTCGGGCAGCGCGGCGAGTCGTTGTCGGCGGGAGAGCGGCAGCTGGTCGCGCTGGCCCGGGCCTACCTGGCCGACCCCGACCTGCTGGTGCTCGACGAAGCCACCAGCGCCGTCGACCCCGCCACCGAGGTGCGGCTGGCCCGTGCCCTGGAGGGCATCTCGCGCGGCCGGACGTCGGTCACCATCGCGCACCGGCTGTCCACCGCCGAGGCCGCCGACGAGGTGTTCGTCTTCGACAAGGGCCGCCTGGTGGAGGCCGGCCCGCACGCCGAGCTGGTGCAGAAGGGCGGCGTCTACGCCGCCCTGCACACTGCCTGGATCAGTCAGTCCCGGTGAACGACACAGGCGCCGCAACCACCGTAGGGGTTGCGGCGCCTGGGTCGATCACGCGGTGAGGGTCAGCGGTTGGCGCCCTCGAGGGTGCCCGTCACCGGGCCCTCCGGGTCGAGCACCGTGCAGACCAGCTCGCGGTCGCCCTGCGCCCACGAGTCCTCGGTCGGCTCGAGCCACTGGATCTCCAGGACGGACTCGTCGTAGGTGAGACCGACGAAGGTCTCGAACTCGGCCACGCACTCGGTGGCCACCTGCTCCTCGAACGCGTCGGAGCCGGGGAACTCGCCGTCCGGGACCTCGAAGACCGCGAAGACCTCCTGGTCGTGCTCCTCCTCGCACGGAATGACCGTCAGCTCGCTGATCTGCTCTTCGGCGTTGAAGTTGCTGATGCAGTCGCCGAGGCCGACATCGAACACGTCCTGGGTCTCGCCCCCGGCGCCCTCGTCCTCGGTCGGCTCCTCCGAGCCGCCCTCGGTCTCCTCACCGCCGGACGTCTCCGTGGCCGTGGCGTCGTCGCCGCCGGCGTTGTCGTCGGAATCGTCCCCACATGCGCTCAGGCTGAGCGCGGTCACCGCTGCGAGCGCCGCGACGGTGGTGCGAATCGTGAGCTTCACGATCATTGTCTCCCTTGGAAATGAACCCACCGCTGTCCGGCGGTGTGGTGCGTACCGCTGCTGAGCGGCGTCTTACCGACCGCGCATCCGGCACCTGTCGGTACCCGTGGATGGCGGAGCTGGGGGTGGAGCACGGGATCAGCGCCCGGCCCCTTCGAGCGAGCCGGTGACCGGCCCGGCGGGGTCGTATACGAGGCAGACCAGTTCACGGTCGCCCTGCTCCCACGATTCCTCGGTGGGCTGCAGCCAGGTGTAGTCGAGCTCGGACTCCGCGTAGGGCAGGCCGACGAACGTCTCGAACTCGGTGACGCAGACCTCGCCGGCCTCGGCCCGGAAGGCGTCTTCGTCGGGGAAGTCGCCGTCCGGCAGCTCGGTGGCGGCGTAGGCCTGCTGCCCGTGCTCGTCGTCGCAGGGGGTCAGCGACACCTCCGTGACCTGCCCGGAGTCGTCGAAATCACCCAGGCAGTCGCCGACGCGCACCTCGAAGACATCGGCGCCCTCGGCGGCCTCGGTGACGTTGCCGGCCTCGTCGCGCTGGGGCCCGTCGTCGGAACACGCCCCGAGCAGAACCGTCGCGGCCACCGCGAAGGTCGCCGCCGCGACGCGGACGGTGCGAGCCACGAGACCTGCTCCTCACTGACGAATCTGTGCCTGGGGCGCCCTGATGTACCCAACCACGGCACCCTAGTAGGTCACCCGGACGTCCACGATGCGAACCGCCGATCCTGGCCTCCGGCACGGCGGCGGCCCGGCGTCGGCGACAATGGGTGGATGCCCGGTCTGGATCCCACCGTAGCCGCGCGGCTCACCCTCACCGACGACGGCCTGCTACCCGCCGTCGTCCAGCAGTACGACAGCGGCGAGGTTCTCATGCTCGCCTGGATGGATACAGAGGCGCTGCACCGCACCCTCACCACCGGCCGGGCCACGTACTTCAGCCGCAGTCGCCAGCAGTACTGGGTGAAGGGCGAGACGTCCGGAAACCGGCAGTGGGTGCGCGAGGTGCGCCTGGACTGCGACGGCGACACCCTCCTGCTCCGCGTCGACCAGGAGGGCCCGGCCTGCCACACCGGCACCCGGACCTGTTTCGACGACGGCCGGCTCGACGCCGTCGTGGGATCGCCGGCATGACGCCGCAGCTGCCGGAGGGGCAGGCGACACCGGACCTCGACGCGTTCCGGGTGCTGGCCAAGGAGCGCCGGGTCATCCCGGTGGTGCGCCGGCTGCTGGCCGACGGCGAGACCCCGGTCGGCGTCTATCGCAAGCTCGCCGCCGACCGCCCCGGCACGTTCCTGCTGGAGTCGGCCGAGCACGGCGGGGTCTGGTCGCGGTACTCGTTCGTGGGCGCGCAGTCCGCCGCGGTGCTGTCCGAGCGCGACGGCGAGGCGGTCTGGCACGGTACGCCGCCGGTGGGCCTGCCGTCCGGCGGCGACCCCTGGGACGCGCTGCGCGGCACTCTCGCGGTACTGCGCAGCGCACGGCTGCCCGGCCTGCCGCCACTCACCGGCGGGCTGGTCGGGTACGTCGCGTACGACGCCGTCCGCCGGCTGGAGCGGTTGCCCGGGAGCACCGTCGACGACCTTCACGTGCCGGACCTGGCGTTCCTGCTCGCTACCGACCTCGCGGTCCTCGACCACGACGACGGCACCATCCTGCTGGTCGCCAACGCCGTCAACTGGGACGACAGCGACGAACGGGTCGACGAGGCGTGGGCCGACGCGGTCGCCCGGCTGGACCGGATGACCGCCGAGCTGGCCCGGCCGACGCCGTCGTCGGTGGCGTCGTACGACCCCACGGCCCCGCCGCGGCACGAGAGCCGCACCGAGAAGGGCGACTTCCTCGCCGCGGTCGAGAAGGCCAAGGAGGAGATCCGCGCCGGCGAGGCCTTCCAGGTCGTCGTGTCGCAGCGGTTCCAGACCCGCACCCACGCCGACCCGCTGGACGTCTACCGGGTGCTGCGCCGCGACAACCCCAGCCCGTACATGTACCTGGTGCGGCTGCCCGGCCCCGACGGCGACGACGATGGCGCCTTCTCCGTCGTCGGGTCGAGTCCGGAAGCGCTGGTCAAGGTCCACGGCGACCGCGTCATGACGCACCCCATCGCCGGGACCCGCTGGCGCGGTGAGACCCCCGAGGCCGACGCCGCGCTGGCCGACGAACTGCTGGCGGACCCGAAGGAGCGGGCCGAGCACCTGATGCTGGTCGACCTCTCCCGTAACGACCTCGGCCGCGTCTGCACGCCCGGCACCGTCGAGGTGGTCGACTTCATGACGGTGCGCCGCTACAGCCACGTCATGCACATCGAGTCCACCGTCGTCGGCCGGCTGCGGCCGGACCGCGAGGCGCTGGACGTGCTGGCCGCCTGCTTCCCGGCCGGGACGCTGTCCGGCGCGCCGAAGGTCCGGGCGATGGAGATCATCGACGACCTCGAGCCCACCCGGCGCGGTGTCTACGGCGGGGTCGTCGGCTACCTCGACTTCGCCGGAGACCTCGACGTCGCCATCGCCATCCGCACCGCGCTGATCCGCGACGGCATCGCCTACGTGCAGGCCGGCGGCGGCATCGTCGCCGACTCCGACCCCGAGGCGGAATGGACGGAGTCGCGCAACAAGGCGGCCGCCGCACTGCGGGCCATCGCCGTCGCCGAGACCATGCGGCCGGTGGATTCCCGGCCCCGGCCGTGAACGCATCCCGGCGCGAGTACCTGCTGACATTGGCGCTGCTGGCGGCCGGCGGGTTGCTCGGTCTCGCCGCCTCCTCCCGGCCGTGGGGCTCCGCGCGCCAGCCGTCGTCGCTGTCGACCACCGTGACCACCGTGTCGGGCAGCGACCTGCTGCCCTACGCGCCGGCGGTCTCGCTGGTGGCCGTCGCCGCGGTCGTGGCGGTGCCGGCGGTGCGGCGGATCGGGCGGCAAATCGTCGGCGCGGTGCTGGCCGTCCTGGGCGTGACGCTCGTGGTGTCGGCTCTTCTGGCGGTCCTCGACCTGGCCGACCGCATCGAGACCTGGATGGGCGACTCGCCGGGTACTGCCGGGCCGGTCACCGACGTGACGACCTCCCCGGCCTGGGGGATCGCGGTTCTGGTGGCCGGAGTCATGGTGCTGACGGCGGGCGTGCTGACGGCGGTGCGGGGGCCCGGCTGGCCGGGTATGGGCGCGAAATACGAGCGCCCGGCGCGCCGTGACACCGCCGACGGTGAGGGCGGCGCGTCCAGCCGCGACACCTGGGACGCCCTCGACCGCGGCGACGACCCCACCTAGCCACCATCCCGACCCGCGTTGGCGACGGGGCGACGCGCCGGCGGCGGCGATCCGGCAGAATGGGTCCTGGCAGCGAACGGACGTAAGGAGACGACGCGGAATGGCGCACAACGAGCACGGCCACACCCCAGCCGCCTGGACCACGGTCATCCTGATCCTGGCCGGCTTCGTGGTCGGGGCCATCGCGGTCATCCTGTTGAACTGGCCACTGTTCTGGTTCGGCGGCGTCGGGCTCGTGGTCGTCGGCGGCATCGTGGGCAAGGTCATGCAGATGATGGGCCTCGGGCAGCGCGACCCGCAGGCCACCCGGCGGCCCGCCGCGGCCGAGGAGACCAGCGGGTAGGCCATGGCCAGCCACCCCGGCAGAGCACAGACGGACCGGGCCGCCACAGGCCCGCCGTCCGTCGCTGCCGCCGGGGTGACGCTCGACCTCGCGAGCCGCGAGGCGGTTCTGCCCGACGGCCGCCAGGTCGTGCTCACGCCGCTGGAAGCGGCCGTCCTGGCGCACCTGCTGAAGCGGCCGGGCCGGGTATGCAGTCGCGACGAGCTGATGTGTCAGGCGCTGGGCTACCCGGTGCCGATCGGGTCGCGGACGGTGGACGTCCACATCGCGTCGCTGCGCGGCAAGCTCGGCGACGTCGTGCGTCTCCGGTCGGTCCGCGGCGTCGGATACACGCTCGAACCGGTCACGACGACGTGACGGGAGGCGTGTCCGGGTGACAACATCGGGGGCACGTCGAAGCGCGCGAGAGCGCGTGGCTAGTCTGGTGCGGCCGGGTCGACCGATCCGGCGCAGGGCGTCGGCGAGGGGCGGAGATGAGCGTTCTCGAAGAGATCATCGAGGGTGTGCGCGCTGACCTCGCCGAGCGGGAGACTCAAGTTCCCCTCGACGAGCTCAAGGCCATGGCGGCCAAGCAGCCGCCAGCTCGTGATCCGCTGCCCTTGCTCCGTTCTCCCGGCGTATCGGTCATCGCGGAAGTGAAACGGTCGAGCCCGTCCCGGGGTTCCCTGGCCGAGATCTCCGATCCCGCCGCCCTCGCCGGCGACTACGAGTCCGGTGGCGCCGCCGCCATCAGCGTGCTCACCGAGCAGCGCCGATTCGGCGGCACGCTCGACGACCTGCGGGCCGTGCGGGCCGCCGTCGACGCCCCGGTGCTGCGCAAGGACTTCATCGTCACCAGCTACCAGCTGTGGGAGGCGCGTGCCTACGGTGCCGACCTCGCGCTGCTCATCGTCGCCGCGTTGGAGCAGATCGCGCTGGTCAGCCTGGTCGAGCGGGCCGAGTCGATCGGTCTGACGCCGCTGGTCGAGGCGCACACCGCCGACGAGGTGCGCCGTGCCGCCGACGCCGGTGCGAAGCTCATCG
It encodes:
- the trpC gene encoding indole-3-glycerol phosphate synthase TrpC, with product MSVLEEIIEGVRADLAERETQVPLDELKAMAAKQPPARDPLPLLRSPGVSVIAEVKRSSPSRGSLAEISDPAALAGDYESGGAAAISVLTEQRRFGGTLDDLRAVRAAVDAPVLRKDFIVTSYQLWEARAYGADLALLIVAALEQIALVSLVERAESIGLTPLVEAHTADEVRRAADAGAKLIGINARDLKTLEVDTTTFERLAPVVPDGVVKIAESGVKAPRDVIELARTGADAVLVGESLVTGRDPRAAVADLVAAGAHPALNRGTRQN